AAAGCCGCCGCGCCAAAAGAAAAAGCAGCGGCACCAGAAGCGCCGCCAGAAGGGGACCGATCAAGCCGATCAAGCCGGCGCGCTCGCCGAGCGCCAGCACCAGCGGATGGCCGAAGCTGTACTGCCCGAACCAGCGGCCGCGGTAGATGCCGAGGAAAATATATTCGCAAGCCCGCTCGTCCGGCGGCGGCGGCGCGGTGAGTTCGCCGGCGGCCAGCGTTTGGGCTTGAAAGCGGTAGACCATTTCGTCGTCGGTCAACGGCGCGCCCTGCAGAACCAGCAGGCGGATGCCGCCGGCCAGACAAAACGCCAAAAGCGCGAAGCCGGCCAGCCAAAACCGCCGCGATGCCTTCTCGGTTCGCGCGGCGGATTTGAGCAGGCCGAGCAGGAAAATCGCCGCCGCCAGCGAGGCGAGAAACGCCGCCAAATACCAGCGCCACTCGCCCGCCGGCATCTGAAAAGCCCAATCGACGCCTTGCGGCGAGCGTCCATAGCGGCGCACGGCGGCGAACGGCCCGAGCGCCCAGTCCAGCGACCAGTAGGCAATGACCGCCGTGACTGCCCCGAGCAAACCGGCGATCCGCTTGCTGCCGCTGGTCATGGTTGCTCCGCGTACGCCTTTTGGTATTGCAGCACTTGCGGATGTTGCGGCGCGAGCGCGATCGCCGCGGCCAGCCATTTTTCGGCTTCGGCGCGGTCGCCGATCTCGTGATAATAATTCAGCAGGCCCAGGGCGAGATCGACGCTTTGCGGAAAGCGCGTCCAGCCTTCGTCGAGCAGTCGCTTGGCGCGGTCGCGGTCGCGCGCCCGAAACAGCGCCGCCGCCAGCGCCGCCAGGGGCTGCGGTTCGTTCGGCCGCAACGCGCAAGCTTTTTCGAAGGCCGCCACGGCCTCGGCAAACCGGCCGCGCTGCACCTCGACCCCGCCGAGCGCCAGCCACGAGGAAAAATCATCCGGCCGCGCGGCCAGCACCCGGCCGAACAACTCGGCCGCCTCGTCCAGTCTGCCCGCGCGCCGGTCGAGGTGGGCCAGGCCGGTCAACGCGTCGGGATTGCGCGCGTCGCCGCGCAATACCGCCCGCAAGTCGGTTTCGGCCGCCGGCAGATCGCCGCGGCCCAGCGCGATCTGCGCCCGCCGCAAACGCGGATCCACGTAGGCCGGGTTGGCCAGCACCGCCGCGTTGTAAGCCGCCAGCGCCTCGTCGACCCGGCCCAGCAGCCGCAGGGCCTCGCCGCGGTTGAACTGAATCCGATCCTGCTGCCCGCCGTAGGAAAGCGCCTGATCGAAGGCCGCCAGCGCCTCCTCCAGCTTGCCGGAGGTCGCCAGCACCGTGCCCAGGTTGTTGTACAACGCCACCGGGTCGGCGCTGGGCGATTGCCGGTTGAAGGTCTCGGCGTTGCGCAGGGCCGCGAGCGCCTCGTCGAGCTTGCCGAGCCGGCGATAGGCGGCGCCGAGGTTCGCCCAGAGCAGCGGCGCTTGCGGCGCCTGACGCAGCGCGCTTTCGTACAAGCGCGGCTCGTCGTGCCAGACATCCGCGGCGGCCACCGTGCGCTCCGCCCCCACGACGGCCAGCAGCGCCAACAGGCCCGTCGCCGCCCAGGCCACCGCGACCCGCCGCCGGAACAAATTCGCGACGGCC
The Myxococcales bacterium genome window above contains:
- a CDS encoding tetratricopeptide repeat protein codes for the protein AVANLFRRRVAVAWAATGLLALLAVVGAERTVAAADVWHDEPRLYESALRQAPQAPLLWANLGAAYRRLGKLDEALAALRNAETFNRQSPSADPVALYNNLGTVLATSGKLEEALAAFDQALSYGGQQDRIQFNRGEALRLLGRVDEALAAYNAAVLANPAYVDPRLRRAQIALGRGDLPAAETDLRAVLRGDARNPDALTGLAHLDRRAGRLDEAAELFGRVLAARPDDFSSWLALGGVEVQRGRFAEAVAAFEKACALRPNEPQPLAALAAALFRARDRDRAKRLLDEGWTRFPQSVDLALGLLNYYHEIGDRAEAEKWLAAAIALAPQHPQVLQYQKAYAEQP